Proteins from a single region of Rhipicephalus sanguineus isolate Rsan-2018 chromosome 5, BIME_Rsan_1.4, whole genome shotgun sequence:
- the LOC119394801 gene encoding uncharacterized protein LOC119394801, translating to MSPRYDSEAPAPSQSPESSPEARGPALPQQLKSSLRPHESQEIVYVLSNPGQQVSASNRIAKKSDIKKSKKKKKRPPCQVHDAHRKEKADKSSSESDEECNLATPFIWTMGMIQKLVHFCTEEPPR from the exons ATGTCGCCAAGATACGACAG CGAAGCTCCAGCCCCGTCTCAATCCCCGGAGTCCAGCCCCGAAGCCCGCGGACCGGCACTGCCGCAGCAGTTAAAGTCCAGCCTCAGGCCGCACGAAAG TCAGGAGATTGTGTACGTACTTTCGAATCCAGGCCAGCAGGTGTCAGCTTCAAACAGGATAGCCAAGAAATcagacataaaaaaaagcaaaaa GAAAAAAAAGCGGCCACCATGCCAGGTCCACGACGCTCA CCGAAAAGAAAAAGCCGATAAGTCATCCTCCGAGAGCGACGAGGAATGCAACTTGGCTAC GCCTTTCATCTGGACAATGGGAATGATTCAAAAGCTGGTGCATTTCTGCACAGAAGAGCCGCCTCGCTGA